In a single window of the Mycobacterium bourgelatii genome:
- a CDS encoding arylsulfotransferase family protein — MTAEITRRQFGVAVAALAAGLAGCGSRDKTTGQSGPSSAPPQPPGGVGAPVTAQSLGYTVNVNKPGGAPGYIFLVSGTTAANPGADAGKSILVIVDKAGKVVWQRELPPGQTGGNLRVQSYQGRPVLTWWQGLKVGSHGIGVSYIADSRYNVIATLTPGRDLSSDIHEFRLTPDGHALITCYEEVATDLTVIGGPKDGRIYNCHATVVDVASKTKLFAWDALSHVPIAETGATYTAGQVLDPYHMNSIALDPSGNLLISMRAVSTVFNVDPRTGAVNWQLGGKHSTFELGDGVEFGFQHDAEMPDPNILTLFDNHFEGSRAQPGGGLVPSSLKWIHLDFAARRATLIRAQPHPGKLSAGAMGNLQQLPNDDTFSSWGIADHIAEFGPDGDMLYDATLTGGTYRAFLDGWSGDPVLPPQLVLDGDTARAIWNGATAVRQWRLMQGALGGSMTPLATVDWAGYDTPIPLGGRADGYFQLQALDAKGDVINQSPPLPRPR, encoded by the coding sequence ATGACCGCCGAGATCACGCGCCGCCAGTTCGGAGTGGCGGTCGCCGCTCTCGCGGCGGGCTTGGCCGGCTGCGGTTCGCGCGACAAGACGACCGGTCAGTCCGGGCCGTCATCCGCTCCGCCGCAGCCCCCGGGGGGAGTCGGCGCTCCCGTCACGGCGCAGTCGCTGGGCTACACCGTGAATGTCAACAAGCCCGGCGGTGCCCCCGGATACATCTTCTTGGTCTCCGGCACCACGGCGGCCAACCCCGGTGCGGACGCAGGGAAGTCGATTCTCGTCATCGTCGACAAGGCCGGGAAGGTGGTGTGGCAGCGCGAGCTACCGCCCGGGCAGACCGGCGGCAATCTGCGGGTGCAGAGCTACCAGGGCAGGCCGGTGCTGACCTGGTGGCAGGGCCTGAAGGTGGGCAGTCATGGCATCGGCGTCAGTTACATCGCCGACAGCCGCTACAACGTGATCGCCACCCTGACACCCGGCCGGGACCTGTCGTCGGACATCCACGAGTTCCGGCTCACCCCGGACGGCCACGCGCTGATCACCTGCTATGAAGAGGTCGCCACCGACCTGACGGTCATCGGCGGGCCCAAGGACGGGAGGATCTACAACTGCCACGCGACGGTGGTCGACGTGGCGTCGAAGACGAAGTTGTTCGCCTGGGACGCGCTCAGCCATGTCCCGATCGCGGAGACGGGGGCCACGTACACCGCTGGGCAGGTGCTCGACCCGTACCACATGAACTCGATCGCGCTGGATCCCTCCGGCAACCTGCTGATCAGCATGCGCGCGGTGTCGACGGTCTTCAACGTCGATCCCCGCACCGGTGCCGTCAATTGGCAACTCGGCGGCAAGCACTCGACTTTCGAGCTTGGCGACGGCGTCGAGTTCGGCTTCCAGCACGACGCCGAGATGCCTGATCCCAACATCTTGACCCTGTTCGACAACCACTTCGAAGGCAGCCGGGCACAGCCCGGCGGCGGACTGGTGCCGAGCAGCCTGAAGTGGATTCACCTGGATTTCGCCGCACGCCGCGCGACTCTCATTCGCGCGCAGCCGCATCCGGGCAAGCTCAGCGCCGGCGCCATGGGAAACCTGCAGCAACTACCCAACGACGACACGTTCTCGAGCTGGGGCATCGCCGACCACATCGCGGAGTTCGGCCCCGACGGCGACATGCTGTACGACGCCACGCTGACCGGCGGCACTTACCGTGCGTTTCTCGACGGGTGGTCTGGCGATCCCGTGTTGCCGCCGCAGTTGGTTCTCGACGGGGATACGGCTCGCGCCATCTGGAACGGTGCGACCGCGGTGCGTCAGTGGCGGCTGATGCAGGGGGCGCTCGGCGGCTCCATGACGCCGTTGGCGACCGTCGACTGGGCCGGTTACGACACACCGATCCCGCTTGGCGGTCGCGCCGACGGCTACTTCCAACTGCAGGCGTTGGATGCGAAGGGGGACGTGATCAACCAGTCGCCACCGCTGCCGCGGCCACGCTAG
- a CDS encoding SGNH/GDSL hydrolase family protein gives MGLRRPAIASVAGALCLTFAGCAAPPPPGPGSVARPHYVAMGDSVAAAPGVPESAAPRGCHKSTNNYPSVLARRVDAATFTDVTCSGATTDDITNRAQQTDHGLIPRQIDAVEPTTDLVTITIGANDIGMSGNAEACRVATPHPKPCRADFVVGGVDKVSEVINAQVPLWATMIDQIRAEAPRLRIILVGYGFFIRSGGCFPSQPLLPTDADYLQAKVDELNDRQRDLAAQKRIEFFDTRTLSQGHDMCAPPAERYVEGYVTTVGAVPLHPTALGAEAVGNALTDYLIRSAYS, from the coding sequence ATGGGCTTGCGGCGTCCGGCCATCGCATCGGTTGCGGGTGCCCTCTGCCTCACGTTCGCCGGATGCGCGGCGCCACCGCCACCCGGCCCGGGATCCGTCGCACGTCCGCACTACGTCGCCATGGGCGACTCCGTCGCCGCCGCGCCTGGCGTGCCCGAGTCGGCGGCTCCCCGCGGATGCCACAAGTCGACCAACAACTACCCGTCCGTGCTGGCACGACGGGTCGACGCCGCCACCTTCACCGACGTCACCTGCAGTGGCGCCACTACGGATGACATCACCAACCGCGCCCAGCAGACGGACCACGGGCTCATCCCACGTCAGATCGATGCCGTCGAGCCGACGACCGACCTGGTCACAATCACCATCGGCGCCAACGACATTGGCATGTCGGGCAATGCCGAGGCCTGCCGCGTCGCAACGCCACACCCCAAGCCCTGCCGTGCGGATTTCGTCGTCGGCGGCGTCGACAAGGTGTCCGAGGTGATCAACGCGCAGGTGCCGTTGTGGGCCACGATGATCGACCAGATCCGCGCAGAGGCACCGCGGTTGCGAATCATCTTGGTGGGCTACGGATTTTTCATTCGGTCCGGGGGATGCTTCCCCAGCCAACCGCTACTGCCGACCGACGCCGATTACCTACAGGCCAAAGTCGACGAATTGAACGACCGGCAAAGGGATCTCGCCGCGCAGAAGAGGATTGAATTCTTCGACACCCGGACGTTGTCGCAAGGCCACGACATGTGCGCGCCACCCGCCGAGCGTTACGTCGAAGGCTACGTGACCACCGTCGGCGCGGTGCCGTTGCACCCGACCGCGTTGGGCGCGGAAGCGGTGGGCAATGCGCTCACCGACTACCTGATACGGTCGGCGTATAGCTAA
- a CDS encoding acyl-CoA dehydrogenase family protein: MGDYDTEAVDRLPFSTPEKARRYRTDSFGGAVGLNWYDTDPTLQFTMAYYLRPDELAVVEPHLTRIGALMGGPVARWAEETDRNPPRLERYDRWGHDISQVVMPASFTASKQAVLEAQRALRADARAAKVSSSLPLFASNYLLNQADIGMGCALGTGGGMVQSLVAAYAPADVRDHVLAKFESGEWAGETAQLLTERTGGSDLGALETTATRNGDSWLLNGFKWFASNCAGEAFVVLAKPEGAPDSSRGVANFLVLRTRRDGSRNGVRIRRLKDKLGTRSVASGEVEFVDAEAFLLSGEPSGDSGPSDGKGLGRMMELTNAARLGIALFGLGNARRALVESLCYARQRQAFGGALIDKPLMRRKLAELIVDVEAAQALVFDGIGAANHRQRRKVRQRIAVPVTKLKVCRLGITAASDAIEIHGGNGYIETWPVARLLRDAQVNTIWEGPDNILCLDVRRGIEQSSAHEALLSRLRDAVSVSDDGDTTQLVSHRIDDLDAAVTAWSKLNHANRDAAEARLFPLAQFMGDVYAGALLTEQAAWEREARGADRKALVARLYAQRYLADRGPLRGIDADADEALDRFDELADGALRL; this comes from the coding sequence ATGGGTGATTACGACACCGAAGCGGTGGACCGGCTGCCCTTCTCCACACCGGAAAAGGCGCGGCGCTACCGAACCGATAGCTTCGGCGGTGCGGTCGGACTCAACTGGTACGACACCGACCCGACCTTGCAATTCACCATGGCCTATTACCTGCGCCCCGACGAACTGGCGGTGGTCGAACCCCACCTGACCCGCATCGGCGCGCTGATGGGCGGCCCGGTTGCCCGGTGGGCCGAAGAAACCGACCGCAATCCACCGCGCCTGGAACGCTACGACCGGTGGGGGCACGACATCAGCCAGGTCGTCATGCCCGCGTCGTTCACCGCGTCCAAGCAAGCGGTGTTGGAGGCCCAGCGCGCATTGCGCGCCGATGCACGCGCTGCGAAGGTCAGCTCGTCGCTGCCGTTGTTCGCATCCAACTACCTGCTCAACCAGGCCGACATCGGGATGGGCTGCGCACTGGGCACGGGTGGCGGAATGGTGCAGTCGCTGGTGGCCGCCTACGCGCCCGCCGACGTCCGCGACCACGTCCTGGCCAAGTTCGAGTCGGGGGAATGGGCGGGCGAGACCGCGCAACTGCTGACCGAGCGCACCGGCGGCTCCGACCTGGGGGCGCTCGAAACGACCGCCACCCGCAACGGCGACTCCTGGCTGCTGAACGGATTCAAGTGGTTCGCGTCGAACTGCGCGGGCGAAGCGTTCGTCGTGCTGGCCAAGCCGGAGGGTGCGCCCGACTCGAGTCGCGGCGTCGCCAACTTCCTGGTGCTGCGCACCCGCCGCGACGGTTCCCGCAACGGGGTCAGGATTCGTCGGCTCAAGGACAAACTCGGTACGCGCTCGGTCGCTTCCGGCGAGGTCGAGTTTGTTGACGCCGAGGCCTTCTTGCTCTCCGGTGAGCCGTCGGGTGACTCGGGTCCGTCCGACGGAAAGGGCCTGGGCCGCATGATGGAACTGACCAACGCCGCGCGGCTCGGCATTGCACTGTTCGGGCTTGGCAACGCGCGCCGCGCGCTGGTGGAGTCGCTGTGCTACGCCCGGCAGCGCCAGGCGTTCGGCGGAGCGTTGATCGACAAGCCGCTGATGCGCCGCAAGCTGGCCGAGTTGATCGTCGACGTCGAGGCCGCGCAGGCGTTGGTGTTCGACGGGATCGGCGCCGCGAACCATCGTCAGCGGCGCAAGGTTCGGCAACGCATCGCGGTGCCCGTCACCAAGCTCAAGGTGTGCCGGCTGGGAATCACCGCCGCCTCCGACGCGATCGAAATCCACGGCGGCAATGGCTACATTGAAACCTGGCCGGTGGCAAGGCTTTTGCGCGACGCACAGGTCAACACGATCTGGGAGGGTCCGGACAACATCCTGTGTCTGGACGTGCGTCGGGGCATCGAGCAGAGCAGCGCCCACGAAGCGTTGTTGTCGCGGTTGCGCGACGCGGTATCGGTTTCCGACGACGGTGACACCACGCAGTTGGTGTCCCACCGCATCGACGATCTCGACGCCGCCGTCACCGCCTGGTCGAAGCTCAACCACGCCAACCGGGATGCCGCCGAGGCGCGGCTTTTTCCGTTGGCGCAGTTCATGGGCGATGTCTATGCCGGTGCACTGCTCACCGAGCAGGCGGCTTGGGAGCGGGAGGCCCGCGGCGCCGACCGCAAGGCCCTGGTCGCGCGGTTGTACGCCCAACGGTATCTGGCCGACCGCGGTCCGCTGCGCGGTATTGACGCCGACGCGGACGAGGCGCTCGACCGTTTCGACGAACTGGCGGACGGGGCGCTGCGGCTGTGA
- a CDS encoding PPE family protein: MDFGALPPEVNSGRIYAGPGSAPLLAAAAAWDSIAAELHSAAAVYGSAIAQLTSINWHGPSATLMAEAAAPYIAWLGGSAAQAEQAASQSRAAAAAFDAVFAATVPPPEIAANRALLGSLIATNLLGQNTPAIAATEAQYAEMWAQDAAAMYAYAGASAAATQLNPFTSPPATTNDSGAAAADAQTLLSQLISQIPNAVQSLASTTGPATAAATSPLAEVTAIVKTFNAVLNNLIAGPYTPIGAAGLVRSWWQVSISIPALGTGIQGIGPLLNPKPLTGALAPLLRSDLLTGGASALQATGSVAAGLGRASSIGSLSVPANWASAVPAVRTIASQLPETMIEAGPAITATAPQGVAGQTALSSLAGRAVGSSTTRAVLGSTVRVPGAVAVDDIATSSTVIVIPPSAK, from the coding sequence ATGGATTTCGGAGCGTTACCGCCGGAGGTCAACTCCGGCAGAATTTACGCTGGGCCGGGGTCGGCGCCACTGCTGGCCGCCGCTGCCGCTTGGGATAGCATCGCCGCCGAATTGCATTCCGCAGCAGCGGTTTACGGTTCCGCGATCGCGCAGCTCACCAGCATCAACTGGCACGGCCCCTCGGCGACGTTGATGGCGGAGGCGGCGGCGCCCTACATTGCGTGGCTCGGCGGCAGTGCCGCGCAAGCCGAACAGGCGGCGTCGCAATCCAGGGCGGCTGCGGCCGCCTTCGACGCCGTCTTCGCGGCCACCGTCCCACCACCGGAGATCGCCGCCAACCGGGCCTTGTTGGGGTCGCTGATCGCCACCAACCTGCTGGGCCAGAACACGCCGGCGATAGCGGCCACCGAAGCGCAGTACGCCGAGATGTGGGCCCAAGACGCCGCCGCGATGTACGCCTACGCCGGGGCGTCGGCCGCCGCGACCCAGCTGAACCCATTCACCTCGCCCCCGGCTACCACCAATGACAGTGGAGCGGCCGCCGCCGACGCGCAAACGCTGCTGTCCCAACTGATCTCGCAGATTCCCAACGCGGTGCAAAGCCTGGCGTCGACCACCGGCCCGGCCACCGCGGCGGCCACATCCCCGCTGGCCGAGGTCACGGCGATCGTCAAGACGTTCAACGCCGTGCTGAACAACCTGATCGCCGGGCCGTACACGCCGATCGGTGCGGCGGGCTTGGTAAGAAGCTGGTGGCAGGTCAGCATCAGTATCCCGGCGCTGGGCACCGGAATCCAGGGCATCGGCCCGCTCCTCAACCCCAAGCCACTCACCGGGGCACTGGCCCCACTGCTGCGCAGCGACCTGCTGACCGGCGGCGCGTCCGCGCTGCAGGCAACCGGGTCGGTGGCCGCCGGGTTGGGGCGCGCGAGTTCGATCGGCTCGCTGTCGGTGCCGGCGAACTGGGCCTCGGCGGTGCCCGCGGTCAGGACGATCGCGTCGCAGCTGCCGGAGACGATGATCGAGGCCGGTCCCGCGATCACGGCGACCGCCCCGCAAGGCGTGGCCGGGCAGACGGCCCTGTCGAGTCTGGCCGGTCGCGCTGTCGGCAGCAGCACCACTCGTGCGGTCCTCGGATCTACCGTCCGCGTGCCCGGGGCCGTGGCCGTCGACGACATCGCCACCAGTTCCACCGTCATCGTGATACCGCCGAGCGCGAAATAA
- a CDS encoding PPE family protein, protein MVFVDFAVLPPEVISTQIYAGPGAEPMLAAAAAWQRLASELHSTAYDYGLVIAELVESWVGPSSASMAAAVAPYVTWLTATAAQAEQTATQATAAAGAYQAAFAAVVPPADVVANRVQLQSLVATNLFGQNGAAIAATEGEYGQMWAQDVAAMFAYASASAAAGDLNPFTPPPPTTDGTAEAAQATAAASSVLSWIHQIEALINTFVSDYTKFWQQLITAVTGNPDIAPLWEALYSSISGVGSQGTWTNVVNSTTGMGISQWKNFFIYAPWAKEIPKSALAGGLSSGRAATALVKPASAIVGAAPTVGGLSVPPSWASATPAIRLASNGITSVAAAPTAAGLPAGVLDEANLGSFMGGALGSPAARVINTPTGKQAARATATERRIEPVKLDRIIAQLQEQPDKVQHWSVDEAGLDDLVAKLRTTPGVHAVHVLDSEEAAAGAPPELQSK, encoded by the coding sequence ATGGTTTTCGTTGATTTCGCGGTCCTTCCGCCCGAGGTGATCTCCACCCAGATCTACGCCGGACCGGGCGCAGAACCGATGCTGGCCGCCGCGGCAGCCTGGCAGCGCCTGGCCAGCGAGCTGCATTCCACCGCGTACGACTACGGGCTCGTGATCGCGGAGTTGGTCGAGTCGTGGGTGGGTCCGTCGTCGGCGTCCATGGCGGCCGCCGTCGCGCCGTATGTCACCTGGCTCACGGCCACCGCCGCCCAGGCCGAGCAGACCGCCACCCAGGCCACGGCCGCGGCCGGCGCTTACCAGGCCGCGTTCGCCGCCGTCGTGCCGCCCGCCGATGTCGTGGCCAACCGCGTCCAGCTGCAATCGCTGGTCGCGACCAACCTTTTCGGGCAGAACGGCGCCGCGATCGCCGCCACCGAAGGCGAGTACGGGCAGATGTGGGCGCAAGACGTCGCGGCGATGTTCGCCTACGCGAGCGCGTCCGCAGCCGCCGGGGACCTGAACCCGTTCACACCGCCGCCGCCCACCACCGACGGCACCGCGGAAGCGGCCCAAGCCACCGCGGCGGCCAGTTCGGTGCTCTCGTGGATCCACCAGATAGAGGCCCTGATCAATACGTTCGTCAGCGACTACACGAAGTTCTGGCAGCAACTGATCACGGCCGTCACCGGGAACCCCGACATCGCACCGCTGTGGGAAGCGCTGTATTCGAGCATCTCCGGCGTCGGCAGCCAGGGCACCTGGACCAACGTCGTCAACAGCACCACCGGCATGGGCATTTCACAGTGGAAGAACTTCTTCATCTATGCGCCGTGGGCGAAGGAAATCCCGAAGTCGGCGCTGGCCGGCGGTCTGTCGTCCGGGCGGGCGGCCACCGCCTTGGTCAAGCCGGCGTCGGCGATTGTGGGCGCTGCGCCCACCGTCGGCGGGTTGTCGGTGCCGCCGAGCTGGGCAAGCGCAACCCCCGCGATCAGGCTGGCGTCCAACGGGATCACCAGCGTGGCGGCCGCGCCGACGGCGGCCGGTCTGCCCGCCGGTGTGCTCGACGAGGCGAACCTGGGCAGCTTCATGGGCGGGGCACTCGGCAGCCCCGCCGCCCGCGTCATCAACACTCCCACCGGCAAACAGGCCGCCCGCGCGACGGCCACCGAGCGGCGCATCGAGCCGGTCAAGCTCGATCGCATCATTGCGCAGCTGCAGGAACAGCCCGACAAGGTCCAGCATTGGAGCGTCGATGAGGCCGGCCTCGATGATTTGGTGGCGAAGCTCAGGACGACGCCGGGCGTGCACGCCGTTCATGTGCTCGACAGTGAGGAAGCCGCCGCCGGCGCACCCCCGGAATTACAGTCCAAGTAG
- a CDS encoding DUF732 domain-containing protein produces MKLLPALLVAAIGIAVAAPAYAEPGADEPPTDEHNEEFLADLTQIGISFQDPNQAINAGKAVCGFISRGVSGLQLLNDIRDNNPGLTPADTARFATIAAKHYCPRAIAATE; encoded by the coding sequence ATGAAGCTGCTGCCGGCGCTGCTCGTCGCGGCCATCGGCATAGCCGTCGCCGCACCCGCCTACGCCGAGCCCGGCGCCGACGAGCCACCCACCGATGAACACAACGAAGAGTTCCTCGCCGACCTCACTCAGATCGGGATCAGCTTCCAGGATCCGAACCAAGCCATCAACGCCGGTAAAGCGGTGTGCGGCTTCATTTCTCGCGGCGTATCGGGACTTCAGCTACTCAACGACATTCGGGACAACAACCCCGGGCTAACCCCCGCCGACACCGCTCGGTTCGCGACCATAGCCGCGAAGCATTACTGTCCGCGCGCCATCGCGGCCACCGAATAG
- a CDS encoding acyl-CoA carboxylase subunit beta, producing the protein MTGTEATPVVHTTAEKLAELRERLELAKEPGGEKAAAKRDKKGIPSARARVHALVDPGTFFEIGALCKTPGDPNALYGDGVVTGHALIDGRPVGVFSHDQTVFQGTVGEMFGRKVARLMEWCAMVNCPIIGIQDSGGARIQDAVTSLAWYAELGRRHEILSGQVPQISLIFGKCAGGAVYSPIQDDLLVSVRDQGYFFVTGPDVIREVTGEDVSLDELGGSDAQARYGNIHQVVNSEAEAFEYVRNFLSFLPSNCFDNPPIINPGLEPEITPTDLELDSIVPDSDNAGYDMHEILLRIFDDGDFLEVAEQQGPAIITGYARVDGRPVGVIANQPMYLAGSIDNEASDKAARFIRFCDAFNIPLVFVVDTPGFLPGAEQEKQGIIKRGGRFLYAVVEADVPKVTITIRKSYGGAYAVMGSKQLTADFNFAWPTARIAVIGAEGAAQLLMKRFPDPTTPEAQQIKKDFIEGYNLNMAIPWTAAERGFIDAVIEPHQTRLLLRRSLHLLRDKQLWWRVGRKHGLIPI; encoded by the coding sequence GTGACGGGTACGGAAGCAACTCCGGTAGTTCACACGACCGCGGAGAAACTGGCCGAGCTGCGTGAGCGCCTGGAGTTGGCCAAAGAGCCCGGCGGCGAGAAGGCCGCGGCGAAGCGGGACAAGAAGGGCATCCCCAGCGCCCGTGCCCGCGTGCACGCGTTGGTCGACCCCGGCACCTTTTTCGAGATCGGTGCGCTGTGCAAGACGCCGGGGGACCCCAACGCGCTGTACGGCGACGGCGTCGTCACCGGGCACGCGCTGATCGACGGCCGCCCGGTCGGGGTGTTCTCGCACGACCAGACCGTGTTCCAGGGCACGGTGGGCGAGATGTTCGGCCGCAAGGTCGCGCGCCTGATGGAGTGGTGCGCGATGGTCAACTGCCCGATCATCGGCATCCAGGACTCCGGCGGGGCCCGCATCCAGGACGCGGTGACCTCGTTGGCGTGGTACGCCGAGCTGGGCCGCCGGCACGAGATTCTGTCCGGGCAGGTGCCGCAGATCTCGCTGATCTTCGGCAAATGCGCTGGGGGAGCGGTATATTCGCCGATCCAGGACGATCTGCTGGTCTCGGTGCGCGACCAGGGCTACTTCTTTGTCACCGGGCCGGACGTGATCCGAGAGGTGACCGGCGAGGACGTCAGCCTCGACGAACTCGGCGGCTCGGACGCCCAGGCCCGCTACGGCAACATCCACCAGGTGGTGAACTCCGAGGCCGAGGCCTTCGAGTACGTGCGGAACTTCCTGTCGTTCCTGCCGTCCAACTGCTTCGACAACCCGCCGATCATCAACCCCGGTTTGGAACCGGAGATCACGCCGACGGACCTCGAACTCGACTCGATCGTGCCGGACTCGGACAACGCAGGCTATGACATGCACGAGATCCTGCTGCGGATCTTCGACGACGGCGATTTCCTCGAGGTCGCCGAGCAGCAGGGGCCGGCCATCATCACCGGTTACGCGCGCGTGGATGGGCGTCCCGTCGGCGTCATCGCCAACCAGCCCATGTACCTCGCGGGGTCGATCGACAACGAGGCCTCGGACAAGGCCGCGCGGTTCATCCGGTTCTGCGACGCGTTCAACATCCCGCTGGTCTTCGTGGTGGACACGCCTGGCTTCCTGCCGGGGGCGGAGCAGGAGAAGCAGGGCATCATCAAGCGCGGCGGGCGGTTCCTGTACGCGGTGGTCGAGGCCGACGTGCCGAAGGTGACGATCACGATCCGCAAGTCCTACGGCGGTGCTTACGCGGTGATGGGTTCCAAGCAGCTGACCGCCGACTTCAACTTCGCCTGGCCGACCGCGCGGATCGCGGTGATCGGCGCCGAGGGCGCGGCGCAGTTGCTGATGAAGCGGTTCCCGGACCCGACGACGCCCGAGGCGCAGCAGATCAAGAAGGACTTCATCGAGGGTTACAACCTCAACATGGCGATTCCGTGGACCGCCGCCGAGCGCGGGTTCATCGACGCCGTGATCGAACCGCACCAGACGCGGCTGTTGCTGCGCAGGTCGTTGCACCTGCTGCGGGACAAGCAGCTGTGGTGGCGGGTGGGCCGCAAGCACGGCCTGATCCCGATCTAA